A single genomic interval of Asinibacterium sp. OR53 harbors:
- a CDS encoding diacylglycerol kinase family protein has protein sequence MPQQKLYKAFVHAFHGLGSFFRNDRNGRIHFLAAIAVIIAGIIFGLSAVEWCLVMLCIAGVTGFEMLNHALEKFCDAVHLQTHPLIKIVKDVAAAAVLWWAIISVVIALFIFLPKIIAII, from the coding sequence ATGCCACAACAAAAACTTTATAAAGCATTTGTCCATGCCTTTCATGGGTTGGGCAGTTTTTTCCGGAACGACAGGAATGGGAGGATACACTTCCTGGCAGCAATAGCAGTTATTATTGCCGGCATCATTTTTGGCTTATCGGCAGTTGAATGGTGCCTGGTTATGTTGTGTATTGCAGGCGTAACGGGATTTGAGATGCTGAACCATGCACTCGAAAAATTTTGTGATGCCGTTCATCTGCAAACGCATCCGCTCATTAAAATAGTGAAAGATGTAGCAGCCGCTGCCGTACTTTGGTGGGCCATCATCAGTGTGGTCATCGCGCTGTTTATTTTCTTACCTAAAATAATTGCCATCATATGA
- a CDS encoding DUF1361 domain-containing protein, whose amino-acid sequence MSLRLSSLSRMLLLSVSFTMALLAFRMFRTHTLEYGFYVWNTFLAAIPYFCSNQLVHCKKMNGVAILLLAGWLLFFPNAPYIITDLFHYEEKPNFPVWYDLILVTSATWNGLILGIVSLMRVEAFLSDHMKQVWVKLCVFASLFLCGYGIFMGRYLRFNSWDIVNKPKELAYSSADHILAPQHHLKLWVFTFLFAVLLSLVYFTLKKLPRLLQQGS is encoded by the coding sequence ATGAGTCTCAGGCTTTCCAGTCTCAGCCGAATGCTGTTGCTGTCGGTTTCATTTACGATGGCTTTGCTGGCATTCCGTATGTTCCGCACACACACGCTGGAATATGGCTTCTATGTATGGAATACCTTTTTGGCCGCCATACCTTATTTCTGCAGCAATCAACTGGTTCATTGCAAAAAAATGAATGGAGTAGCCATTTTGCTCCTGGCAGGATGGCTATTGTTCTTTCCCAATGCGCCTTATATCATTACCGACCTGTTTCACTATGAAGAAAAACCAAATTTTCCGGTGTGGTACGATCTTATACTGGTAACATCTGCCACCTGGAACGGCCTCATACTGGGCATCGTATCCCTGATGCGGGTAGAAGCATTTCTAAGCGATCACATGAAACAGGTATGGGTAAAACTCTGTGTATTTGCAAGCCTGTTCCTTTGTGGTTATGGCATTTTTATGGGCCGGTACCTTCGTTTCAACAGTTGGGATATTGTAAACAAACCAAAGGAATTGGCTTATTCATCTGCCGATCATATTCTGGCGCCACAGCATCACCTTAAATTATGGGTATTCACTTTTCTATTTGCCGTTTTATTGAGCCTGGTGTACTTCACATTAAAAAAACTACCCCGCCTATTACAGCAGGGCAGCTAA
- a CDS encoding universal stress protein, which yields MNKILIPTDFSATATNAALYALGLAKQVGVKSVVLYNAYQSPVTIDPMMPTVQLFDIDELKKNSEEALDRFRSQLKEAAGTISLETFSAFNVLSEGLDSVCQETGADLIVMGISGAGGVEETLIGSNAVSVARHSTYPVIIVPAQASFVPIQEVLFACDYKKVVETTPVGSIKSLLSATGARLSVLNVYHNKEYDDTFTYESLMLDTLLEGCRPHYFFVDNPDFTDAINAFVKEKHSQIVITIPKKHGWFEGLFHKSHTRMLAFHSIIPLMVIHE from the coding sequence ATGAATAAGATTCTCATCCCCACTGACTTTTCAGCAACGGCAACCAATGCCGCGCTGTATGCGTTGGGTTTAGCCAAACAAGTAGGCGTTAAAAGCGTGGTATTGTACAATGCTTACCAGTCGCCCGTTACGATCGATCCCATGATGCCTACGGTTCAATTGTTCGATATCGATGAACTGAAAAAGAACAGTGAAGAAGCGTTGGATCGTTTCAGGTCACAGTTAAAAGAAGCGGCGGGTACCATCAGCCTCGAAACTTTCAGTGCTTTCAATGTGCTTTCCGAAGGGCTCGATAGTGTTTGCCAGGAAACCGGTGCCGATCTCATTGTAATGGGTATCAGCGGGGCGGGAGGAGTGGAAGAGACCCTGATTGGCAGCAATGCGGTAAGTGTTGCCAGACACAGTACCTATCCCGTGATCATAGTTCCTGCACAGGCTTCATTTGTTCCCATTCAGGAAGTGCTTTTTGCCTGTGATTATAAAAAAGTGGTGGAGACCACACCGGTAGGATCCATCAAAAGCCTGTTGAGCGCTACAGGCGCCCGCTTGTCTGTACTCAATGTATACCACAACAAAGAATACGACGATACATTTACTTATGAGAGCCTCATGCTGGATACCCTGCTGGAAGGATGCCGCCCGCATTATTTCTTCGTAGACAATCCCGATTTTACCGATGCCATCAACGCATTTGTAAAGGAAAAGCATTCACAGATTGTGATTACCATTCCTAAAAAACATGGCTGGTTTGAAGGACTGTTCCATAAAAGTCATACACGCATGCTGGCATTCCACAGCATCATACCATTGATGGTGATACACGAATGA
- a CDS encoding acetyl-CoA C-acyltransferase, translating to MQEAYIVAGYRTAVTKSKKGGFRFYRPDDLAVDVIKGLMASVPQLEAKRVDDVIVGNAVPEAEQGLQVGRIIAARALGIDTAGFTINRYCASGLESIAIATAKIRIGMADCIVAGGTESMSLVPTAGWKTVPAYSIAKEEPDYYLSMGLTAEAVAKEFKVSREDQDAFAFRSHQKAMHAIQEGYFKTGILPITVEETYLNEKGKKAVRSYTVDTDEGVRADTNMEVLAKLKPAFALGGSVTAGNSSQTSDGAAFAIVMGEKMMMELGLKPLGRLVNCASAGVHPRIMGIGPVAAVPKVLKQAGMSLNDIELIELNEAFASQSLAVIRELGLNPDIVNINGGAIALGHPLGCTGCKLTVQLLNDMKRLKKKYGMVTACVGGGQGIAGIIENL from the coding sequence ATGCAGGAAGCATATATAGTTGCCGGATACCGTACAGCGGTTACCAAGAGTAAGAAAGGAGGATTTCGTTTCTACCGTCCGGATGACCTGGCCGTGGATGTGATCAAAGGATTGATGGCATCTGTACCGCAGTTGGAAGCCAAAAGGGTAGATGATGTGATCGTAGGTAATGCAGTGCCGGAAGCCGAGCAGGGATTGCAGGTTGGCAGGATCATTGCAGCGCGGGCGCTGGGTATCGATACAGCCGGCTTTACCATCAACCGGTATTGCGCCAGTGGACTGGAAAGCATTGCCATTGCTACTGCCAAGATCAGAATAGGTATGGCAGATTGCATTGTGGCGGGCGGTACGGAAAGTATGAGCCTCGTTCCAACAGCCGGCTGGAAAACAGTACCGGCCTATTCCATTGCGAAAGAGGAACCCGATTATTATCTTAGTATGGGATTGACGGCAGAAGCTGTAGCGAAAGAATTTAAAGTAAGCCGGGAAGATCAGGATGCCTTTGCTTTCAGGTCTCACCAGAAAGCCATGCATGCCATACAGGAAGGCTATTTTAAAACAGGGATATTACCCATTACGGTTGAAGAAACTTACCTGAATGAGAAAGGTAAAAAAGCAGTTCGTTCTTATACAGTGGATACCGATGAAGGGGTTCGTGCAGATACCAATATGGAGGTGCTGGCCAAACTCAAGCCTGCTTTTGCATTGGGAGGCAGTGTAACGGCCGGTAATTCTTCCCAGACCAGCGATGGTGCGGCTTTTGCTATTGTCATGGGTGAGAAGATGATGATGGAACTGGGACTGAAACCATTGGGCCGCCTGGTGAATTGTGCATCGGCCGGCGTGCACCCGCGCATCATGGGCATTGGTCCTGTAGCGGCAGTACCCAAAGTGTTGAAACAGGCAGGCATGAGCCTGAACGATATTGAGTTGATAGAGTTGAATGAAGCATTTGCTTCACAATCGTTGGCGGTGATCCGGGAACTGGGACTGAACCCCGATATCGTAAACATCAACGGGGGAGCTATTGCATTGGGACATCCTTTAGGCTGTACCGGTTGCAAACTCACTGTGCAACTTTTGAATGATATGAAGCGCCTCAAAAAGAAATACGGCATGGTAACGGCTTGTGTAGGAGGAGGCCAGGGTATTGCGGGTATTATTGAAAACCTGTAG
- a CDS encoding quinone-dependent dihydroorotate dehydrogenase, with the protein MSLYPLIRELLFRFPPENVHYFSMNLLQGACRVNLLKEMIEKQFSVSDARLKRELFGLTFPNPVGLGAGFDKNALYLDELEALGFGFAEIGTVTPLGQPGNDKPRLFRLPADQALINRMGFNNDGVAAVAARLKKRKERSAASALIVGGNIGKNKITSNEDAWKDYHTCFDVLFDCVDYFVVNVSSPNTPGLRELQEKDSLKKILGNLQNNNQGRQHPKPLLLKIAPDLTKEQLDDIVSLAFEVRLSGLVATNTTISREGLRTSDTRITAIGAGGLSGRPVRERATEIVQYLSKQTNGNIPIIASGGIFTGADAAEKLSAGASLVQVWTGFIYEGPSIVKRICTHLLDS; encoded by the coding sequence ATGAGTCTTTATCCTCTTATCCGTGAACTGTTGTTCCGCTTTCCACCTGAAAATGTGCACTATTTCTCCATGAACCTGTTGCAGGGCGCCTGCCGGGTGAACTTACTTAAAGAGATGATAGAGAAGCAGTTCAGTGTATCTGATGCACGGCTAAAACGGGAGTTATTCGGACTTACATTTCCGAACCCGGTGGGATTGGGCGCAGGCTTTGATAAAAATGCCTTGTACCTCGATGAGCTGGAAGCATTAGGATTCGGGTTCGCTGAAATTGGTACGGTAACGCCCTTGGGCCAGCCGGGTAATGACAAGCCCAGGTTATTCAGGTTGCCGGCCGACCAGGCATTGATCAACAGGATGGGATTCAACAATGACGGGGTGGCTGCTGTAGCAGCAAGATTGAAAAAAAGAAAAGAACGTTCGGCTGCATCAGCGTTGATCGTTGGCGGCAATATTGGCAAGAACAAGATCACCAGCAATGAAGATGCCTGGAAAGATTACCACACTTGTTTCGATGTGCTGTTCGACTGCGTGGATTATTTTGTGGTGAACGTGAGCTCGCCCAATACACCCGGACTGCGCGAATTGCAGGAAAAAGATTCCTTGAAAAAAATATTGGGCAACCTGCAAAACAATAACCAGGGCCGTCAACATCCCAAGCCTTTGTTACTGAAGATCGCTCCCGATCTCACGAAAGAACAATTGGATGATATTGTTTCCCTTGCATTTGAAGTGCGGCTGAGCGGACTGGTAGCTACCAACACTACCATCAGCAGGGAAGGTCTTCGCACCAGCGATACGCGCATTACAGCAATCGGTGCAGGTGGATTAAGTGGCCGCCCCGTAAGAGAAAGAGCGACCGAAATAGTACAATACCTTTCAAAACAAACCAACGGCAATATTCCTATCATCGCCAGCGGCGGGATTTTTACCGGCGCCGATGCAGCAGAGAAATTATCGGCCGGCGCTTCACTGGTACAGGTATGGACCGGTTTTATTTATGAAGGCCCCTCTATTGTGAAACGTATCTGTACCCATCTGCTGGACTCCTGA
- a CDS encoding NAD+ synthase, translating to MKICLAQQNYHIGNFEYNIAKIIEAIEAAKKQGADLILFTEMCVCGYPARDFVEFNDFINKSYAAIDVIKQHADTIGVLVGGPARNTTHKGKSLFNAAFFLYEQEVKAEIHKTLLPTYDVFDEYRYFEPSYEWKVIPFKGKKLAVTICEDIWNLGDNPLYRICPMDELVKQGPDLMLNLSASPFDYTHDEDRKAVIKSNVLKYKLPMFYCNAVGSQTEVVFDGASLIFDKQGNLCKALPMFEEAIETVVLNDDGSLDAPILEPASRVPDKELNPATLEPELNIAQVYDALILGIRDYFGKMGFSKAILGSSGGIDSAVTLALACDALGAENVRAILMPSPYSTEHSVDDAVQLSKNLRNPYDIIRIDEVFQAFTHTLKPIFKDLPFSLAEENMQSRSRGNLLMAIANKFGYILLNTSNKSELATGYGTLYGDMAGGLGVLGDCYKLQVYALAHYINRNKEIIPQNIITKAPSAELRPNQKDSDSLPDYAVLDQVLYQYIERRMGPSEIKDMGFDQVLVDRTLKMVNSNEYKRNQFCPIIRVSPKAFGVGRRVPIVGKYLN from the coding sequence ATGAAAATTTGCCTGGCACAACAGAATTACCATATCGGGAATTTCGAATACAATATTGCTAAGATCATAGAAGCCATTGAGGCCGCCAAGAAACAGGGAGCCGATCTCATCCTCTTCACCGAAATGTGCGTTTGCGGTTATCCGGCCAGGGACTTTGTAGAATTCAACGATTTCATCAACAAATCGTATGCAGCCATCGATGTCATCAAACAACACGCCGATACCATTGGCGTATTGGTGGGCGGTCCGGCCAGGAATACCACACACAAAGGCAAGAGCCTCTTCAACGCTGCTTTTTTCCTGTATGAACAGGAAGTAAAAGCCGAGATACACAAGACATTGCTGCCTACTTATGATGTGTTCGATGAGTACCGTTATTTTGAACCCTCGTACGAATGGAAGGTGATCCCTTTCAAAGGAAAAAAACTGGCCGTAACCATTTGTGAAGATATCTGGAACCTCGGCGATAACCCCTTGTACCGCATCTGTCCGATGGACGAGCTGGTCAAACAGGGGCCTGATCTCATGCTCAACCTCAGCGCTTCGCCCTTTGATTATACACACGATGAAGACCGCAAGGCGGTGATCAAATCGAATGTGCTCAAGTACAAGCTACCCATGTTTTACTGCAATGCAGTGGGCAGTCAGACCGAAGTAGTATTCGATGGCGCTTCTCTTATTTTCGATAAACAGGGTAACCTGTGCAAAGCATTGCCGATGTTTGAGGAAGCTATTGAAACCGTTGTACTGAATGATGATGGCAGCCTCGATGCCCCCATCCTGGAACCTGCCAGCCGCGTTCCCGACAAAGAACTCAACCCCGCTACGCTGGAACCTGAACTGAATATTGCACAGGTATATGATGCGCTCATACTGGGTATACGCGATTATTTTGGCAAGATGGGTTTCTCCAAGGCTATCCTGGGATCTTCGGGTGGTATTGACTCTGCCGTTACGCTCGCACTGGCCTGCGATGCCCTCGGAGCAGAAAACGTACGCGCCATTCTCATGCCATCACCCTATTCTACTGAACATTCCGTGGATGATGCTGTGCAATTGAGTAAAAACCTGCGCAATCCTTACGATATCATACGCATTGATGAAGTGTTCCAGGCGTTTACCCATACACTGAAACCCATTTTCAAAGACCTGCCGTTCTCATTGGCTGAAGAAAACATGCAGAGCCGCAGCCGTGGTAACCTGCTCATGGCCATTGCCAACAAGTTCGGTTATATCTTATTGAACACATCCAACAAAAGTGAACTGGCAACAGGTTATGGTACATTGTATGGCGATATGGCCGGCGGGTTGGGTGTACTGGGCGACTGCTACAAACTACAAGTCTATGCCCTGGCACATTACATCAACCGGAACAAGGAAATCATTCCGCAAAACATCATTACAAAAGCGCCCAGCGCCGAACTGAGACCCAACCAGAAAGACAGCGATAGCTTGCCCGATTATGCAGTGCTCGACCAGGTATTGTATCAATACATAGAAAGAAGAATGGGCCCTTCCGAGATCAAAGACATGGGATTCGACCAGGTATTGGTTGACCGTACACTGAAAATGGTCAATTCAAACGAATACAAGCGCAATCAGTTTTGTCCTATCATTCGTGTATCGCCCAAGGCCTTTGGTGTAGGCAGAAGAGTGCCCATCGTAGGTAAATACCTGAACTGA
- the apaG gene encoding Co2+/Mg2+ efflux protein ApaG — MVSKISEGVEISVETFYQADYSNPLNSEYMFAYRITIENHNNFTVKLLRRHWFIFDSNGEHREVEGEGVVGVQPVLKPGENYQYVSGCNLRTEMGKMHGTYQMQNEHSKELFSVNIPSFDMIVPAKMN, encoded by the coding sequence ATGGTATCAAAAATTTCAGAAGGGGTAGAGATTAGTGTAGAGACCTTTTACCAGGCCGATTACAGCAATCCATTGAACAGCGAATACATGTTTGCTTACCGGATCACCATTGAGAACCACAACAACTTTACCGTTAAACTTTTGCGCCGCCACTGGTTCATATTCGACAGCAATGGCGAGCACCGCGAGGTGGAAGGGGAAGGCGTGGTGGGTGTTCAGCCTGTGCTAAAACCCGGAGAGAATTACCAATATGTTAGCGGCTGCAATCTCAGAACCGAAATGGGTAAGATGCATGGCACTTATCAAATGCAGAATGAACACAGCAAGGAGCTCTTCTCTGTAAATATTCCTTCTTTTGATATGATTGTGCCCGCTAAAATGAACTAA